The Streptomyces camelliae genome window below encodes:
- the ddaH gene encoding dimethylargininase, which produces MPESRVPRSRRFLVCEPRHFAVSYAINPWMHPDRPVDVDLAQEQWQALIRAYRTHGHTVESVEPVPGLPDMVFAANAAFVVGGRVFGSLFHAPERRPESVHYDTWFKTAGYDVYRPEAVTEGEGDLVWTGRYVLAGTGFRTTREAHQEAQEFLGHPVIGLTLVDPYFYHLDTALFVLDDDNICYYPEAFSAGSREVLRRLYPDAVLAGRDDAMAFGLNSVSDGRNVFIAPQAEALADSLAGHGYVPVPVDLSEFHKAGGGIKCCTQEIR; this is translated from the coding sequence GTGCCCGAAAGCCGTGTGCCGCGTTCCCGGCGCTTTCTCGTCTGTGAACCCAGACATTTCGCCGTCAGTTACGCGATCAATCCCTGGATGCATCCCGACCGACCGGTCGACGTGGATCTCGCCCAGGAGCAGTGGCAGGCGCTGATCCGCGCCTACCGCACCCACGGCCACACCGTCGAGTCGGTCGAGCCGGTGCCCGGCCTGCCCGACATGGTCTTCGCCGCCAACGCGGCCTTCGTCGTCGGCGGCCGGGTCTTCGGCTCGCTGTTCCACGCACCCGAGCGCCGCCCCGAGTCGGTGCACTACGACACCTGGTTCAAGACGGCGGGCTACGACGTGTACCGCCCGGAGGCGGTGACCGAGGGCGAGGGGGACCTGGTGTGGACGGGCCGGTACGTGCTCGCCGGCACCGGGTTCCGCACCACCCGCGAGGCGCACCAGGAGGCGCAGGAGTTCCTCGGCCACCCGGTGATCGGCCTGACTCTGGTGGACCCGTACTTCTACCACCTGGACACCGCGCTGTTCGTCCTCGACGACGACAACATCTGCTACTACCCCGAGGCGTTCTCGGCGGGGAGCCGCGAGGTGCTGCGCCGCCTGTATCCGGACGCGGTGCTCGCCGGCCGCGACGACGCGATGGCGTTCGGCCTGAACTCCGTGTCCGACGGCCGCAATGTCTTCATCGCCCCGCAGGCCGAGGCGCTCGCAGACAGCCTCGCCGGCCACGGTTACGTCCCCGTCCCCGTCGACCTTTCGGAGTTCCACAAGGCCGGCGGTGGCATCAAGTGCTGCACCCAGGAGATCCGCTGA
- a CDS encoding cytochrome c oxidase assembly protein: MDHSGHGMMMDLPPFTLGRGLEWSTDPFFLIACLLGLGLYGWGVVRLRRRGDAWPAGRTVSYAVGVLTVAVVMCTKLNDYGMVMFSVHMVQHMIISMLSPILILLGAPVTLALRALPVAGKGRKGPRELLLALLHSRYMRIVTHPAFTIPMFIASLYVLYFTPLFDFLMGSKAGHIAMMVHFFAVGMVFFWPIMGVDPGPHRPGYVMRMLELFAGMPFHAFFGIALMMASAPMVSTFEHPPASLGIDALSDQNAAGGIAWAFSEVPSVLVLIALLFQWYRSEQRQARRTDRAADRDGDKELEAYNAYLASLNARKG, translated from the coding sequence ATGGATCACAGCGGGCACGGCATGATGATGGATCTGCCGCCGTTCACGCTGGGGCGGGGGCTGGAGTGGTCCACCGACCCGTTCTTCCTCATCGCGTGCCTGCTCGGGCTCGGGCTGTACGGATGGGGTGTCGTACGGCTGCGGCGGCGCGGGGACGCGTGGCCGGCCGGCCGTACGGTGTCGTACGCCGTCGGTGTGCTGACCGTCGCGGTGGTGATGTGCACCAAGCTCAACGACTACGGCATGGTCATGTTCAGCGTGCACATGGTGCAGCACATGATCATCAGCATGCTGTCGCCCATCCTGATCCTGCTCGGCGCCCCGGTCACGCTGGCGCTGCGCGCGCTGCCCGTCGCCGGCAAGGGCCGCAAGGGGCCGCGCGAGCTGCTGCTGGCGCTGCTGCACAGCCGCTACATGCGGATCGTCACGCACCCGGCGTTCACGATCCCGATGTTCATCGCGAGCCTGTACGTGCTGTACTTCACCCCGCTGTTCGACTTCCTGATGGGGTCGAAGGCCGGGCACATCGCGATGATGGTGCACTTCTTCGCCGTGGGCATGGTGTTCTTCTGGCCGATCATGGGCGTCGACCCGGGCCCGCACCGGCCCGGGTACGTGATGCGCATGCTGGAGCTGTTCGCGGGCATGCCGTTCCACGCGTTCTTCGGCATCGCGCTGATGATGGCGTCGGCGCCGATGGTGAGCACCTTCGAGCACCCGCCCGCCTCGCTCGGCATCGACGCGCTGTCCGACCAGAACGCCGCGGGCGGTATCGCCTGGGCGTTCAGCGAGGTCCCGTCCGTGCTGGTGCTGATCGCGCTGCTGTTCCAGTGGTATCGCTCCGAGCAGCGGCAGGCCAGGCGCACGGACCGGGCCGCGGACCGGGACGGCGACAAGGAGCTGGAGGCGTACAACGCCTACCTGGCCTCGCTGAACGCGCGCAAGGGCTAG
- the rocD gene encoding ornithine--oxo-acid transaminase: MTAPTRVSAPTRTSADLIRAEEPVLAQNYHPLPVVVARAEGAWVEDVEGRRYLDMLAGYSALNFGHRHPALIEAAHRQLDQLTLTSRAFHNDRLAEFAERLAALTGLDMVLPMNTGAEAVESAVKVARKWAYDVKGVPDGQATIVVAAENFHGRTTTIVSFSTDETARGGFGPFTPGFRIVPYDDLAALEEAVDDTTAAVLIEPIQGEAGVVIPSAGYLAGVRELTRRKGCLFIADEIQSGLGRTGRTLAVEHEDVVPDVLTLGKALGGGIVPVSAVVARREVLGVLHPGEHGSTFGGNPLAAAVGTAVIGLLETGEFQRRAAELGVVLRDGLAELAGGGVVGFRARGLWAGVDIDPAIGTGREISERLMREGILVKDTHGSTIRLAPPLTVTAEELRSALAALAKVLGS, from the coding sequence ATGACCGCGCCCACCCGTGTGTCCGCGCCGACGCGTACGTCCGCCGACCTGATCCGCGCCGAGGAACCGGTCCTCGCGCAGAACTACCACCCGCTGCCCGTGGTCGTCGCCCGGGCCGAGGGCGCCTGGGTCGAGGACGTCGAGGGCCGGCGTTACCTCGACATGCTCGCCGGTTACTCGGCGCTGAACTTCGGCCACCGTCACCCGGCGCTGATCGAGGCCGCGCACCGCCAGCTGGACCAGCTCACGCTGACCTCCCGCGCCTTCCACAACGACCGGCTCGCCGAGTTCGCCGAGCGGCTCGCGGCGCTGACCGGGCTGGACATGGTGCTGCCGATGAACACGGGCGCGGAGGCCGTGGAGAGCGCCGTGAAGGTGGCCCGCAAATGGGCGTACGACGTCAAGGGCGTCCCGGACGGACAGGCGACGATCGTCGTCGCGGCGGAGAACTTCCACGGCCGTACGACGACCATCGTCAGCTTCTCCACCGACGAGACGGCCCGCGGCGGCTTCGGCCCGTTCACGCCCGGCTTCCGGATCGTGCCGTACGACGACCTGGCCGCGCTGGAGGAGGCGGTCGACGACACGACGGCTGCGGTGCTGATCGAGCCCATCCAGGGCGAGGCCGGCGTCGTCATCCCCTCCGCCGGCTATCTCGCCGGGGTGCGCGAGCTGACCCGGCGCAAGGGCTGCCTGTTCATCGCCGACGAGATCCAGTCGGGCCTCGGCCGCACCGGCCGCACCCTCGCCGTCGAGCACGAGGACGTCGTGCCGGACGTGCTGACGCTCGGCAAGGCGCTCGGCGGCGGCATCGTGCCGGTGTCGGCGGTGGTGGCCCGGCGCGAGGTGCTGGGCGTGCTGCACCCGGGCGAGCACGGCTCCACCTTCGGCGGCAACCCGCTCGCGGCGGCCGTCGGCACGGCCGTGATCGGCCTGCTGGAGACCGGCGAGTTCCAGCGGCGGGCCGCCGAGCTGGGCGTGGTCCTGCGCGACGGACTGGCCGAGCTGGCCGGCGGTGGCGTGGTCGGCTTCCGGGCGCGCGGGCTGTGGGCGGGCGTCGACATCGACCCGGCGATCGGCACCGGCCGTGAGATCAGCGAGCGGCTGATGCGGGAGGGGATCCTGGTCAAGGACACCCACGGCTCCACCATCCGGCTGGCGCCCCCGCTGACCGTCACCGCGGAGGAGCTGCGCTCGGCGCTGGCGGCGCTGGCCAAGGTGCTGGGTTCGTGA
- a CDS encoding alpha/beta hydrolase: protein MRDNRPKSRLLALGSAGALVTATLIAGAVSAPAASAAGRPSQDREAKGAAIAAARAAEAGIDWQDCPADWGLEKPIQCGWVSVPVDYAHPYGKQIKLAVDRIGNTGTKAERQGALVYNPGGPGGSGMRFPRRVTTKNPLWANVAKAYDFVGFDPRGVGHSAPISCEDPQEFVKAPKMDPVPDSEADKLAQRKLARQYADGCLERTGPAMLQQMTTPNTARDLDVIRAALGEKKLNYLGVSYGTYLGAVYGTLFPGHLRRMIVDSVVDPARENIWYQANLNQDIAFEGRWKDWEDWIAANDAAFHLGTTRAAVQAEWLQLRATAKKSPIGGVVGPAELISFFQSAPYYDSSWVPVATVFSKYVAGDTKALVDAAAPDLSNTAGNISAENSNAVYTAVECTDAKWPTSWKKWDRDNTRLNTQYPFMTWANAWMNLPCATWPVKQQNPVDVTTHKGLPQVLIVQSTRDAATPYEGAVTLHRRFAGSRLITEKDAGSHGVTSLVNPCINQRVDAYLIDGKLDGADVTCGPHATPKP, encoded by the coding sequence CAAGGGCGCCGCGATCGCCGCCGCCCGCGCGGCCGAGGCGGGCATCGACTGGCAGGACTGCCCGGCCGACTGGGGGCTGGAGAAGCCCATCCAGTGCGGCTGGGTCAGTGTGCCCGTCGACTACGCCCACCCGTACGGCAAGCAGATCAAGCTCGCCGTCGACCGCATCGGCAACACGGGGACCAAGGCCGAGCGCCAGGGCGCGCTCGTCTACAACCCGGGCGGCCCCGGCGGCTCGGGTATGCGGTTCCCGCGCCGCGTCACCACCAAGAACCCCTTGTGGGCGAACGTGGCCAAGGCCTACGACTTCGTCGGCTTCGACCCGCGCGGCGTCGGCCACTCCGCGCCCATCTCCTGCGAGGACCCGCAGGAGTTCGTCAAGGCGCCGAAGATGGATCCGGTGCCGGACTCCGAGGCGGACAAGCTGGCCCAGCGCAAGCTGGCCCGCCAGTACGCGGACGGCTGCCTGGAGCGCACCGGCCCTGCGATGCTCCAGCAGATGACCACGCCCAACACCGCCCGCGACCTGGACGTCATCCGCGCGGCCCTGGGTGAGAAGAAGCTCAACTACCTCGGTGTCTCCTACGGCACCTACCTCGGCGCCGTCTACGGCACCCTCTTCCCGGGCCACCTGCGCCGCATGATCGTGGACAGCGTGGTCGACCCGGCCCGCGAGAACATCTGGTACCAGGCCAACCTGAACCAGGACATCGCCTTCGAGGGCCGCTGGAAGGACTGGGAGGACTGGATCGCCGCGAACGACGCCGCCTTCCACCTCGGCACCACCCGCGCCGCCGTCCAGGCCGAGTGGCTCCAGCTGCGCGCCACCGCCAAGAAGAGCCCCATCGGCGGGGTCGTCGGCCCGGCCGAGCTGATCTCCTTCTTCCAGAGCGCCCCGTACTACGACTCCTCGTGGGTGCCGGTCGCGACGGTGTTCAGCAAGTACGTCGCCGGTGACACCAAGGCACTGGTCGACGCGGCCGCCCCCGACCTGTCGAACACCGCGGGCAACATCTCCGCGGAGAACAGCAACGCCGTCTACACGGCCGTCGAGTGCACCGACGCCAAGTGGCCCACCAGCTGGAAGAAGTGGGACCGGGACAACACCCGGCTGAACACGCAGTACCCGTTCATGACCTGGGCCAACGCGTGGATGAACCTGCCGTGTGCCACCTGGCCGGTCAAGCAGCAGAACCCGGTCGACGTCACGACCCACAAGGGGCTGCCGCAGGTGCTGATCGTGCAGTCCACCCGGGACGCCGCCACCCCGTACGAGGGCGCCGTCACGCTGCACCGGCGCTTCGCGGGCTCCCGTCTGATCACCGAGAAGGACGCGGGCTCCCACGGTGTGACCAGCCTGGTCAACCCCTGCATCAACCAGCGTGTCGACGCCTACCTGATCGACGGCAAGCTGGACGGCGCGGACGTGACCTGCGGCCCGCACGCCACGCCCAAGCCGTGA
- a CDS encoding PP2C family protein-serine/threonine phosphatase: protein MDDTAIDYAAVFQALPGMVALLTPGLVFADANTEFLKAARRTRDQVVGRYLFDVFPDNPNDPGASGMRNLAASLTRVAATGERDAMALQRYDVENPDRPGEWEERYWSPVNAPVFGPEGKVRLLVHRVEEVTELIRARGGPTGGRTRVLEAELYTRARELQELNERLRRAHAREREVALALQEAMLPACRQVGHHRVAVRYRPAVGALNVCGDWYDLVDLVGGNRIGVSVGDVVGHGLAAAGVMGQLRSALSAASRVAMGPGEALNILGRYASVVDGAESATAVTTFIDFDDHTISYSSAGHPPPVLVHPDGRTEFLDQATDPPLDACPDPIPRPQAMTDFAEGATLVLYTDGLVERRGEDIDAGLARLADSLARHREEDPESLADAVLLELLPPGGATDDTALVIVRL, encoded by the coding sequence ATGGACGACACGGCCATCGACTACGCGGCAGTGTTCCAGGCGCTGCCGGGCATGGTGGCGCTGCTGACGCCCGGTCTGGTCTTCGCGGATGCCAACACGGAGTTCCTGAAGGCGGCCCGGCGCACCCGCGATCAGGTGGTGGGGCGCTATCTCTTCGACGTCTTCCCGGACAATCCGAACGACCCCGGCGCGTCGGGCATGCGCAATCTGGCCGCTTCGCTGACGCGGGTCGCGGCCACCGGCGAGCGCGACGCCATGGCCCTGCAGCGCTACGACGTCGAGAACCCCGACCGGCCCGGGGAGTGGGAGGAGCGCTACTGGAGCCCGGTCAACGCCCCGGTGTTCGGCCCGGAGGGGAAGGTGAGGCTGCTGGTGCACCGGGTGGAGGAGGTCACCGAGCTGATCCGGGCCCGCGGCGGTCCCACCGGGGGCCGGACCCGGGTCCTGGAGGCCGAGCTGTACACGCGCGCCCGCGAACTGCAGGAGCTCAACGAGCGGCTGCGCCGGGCCCACGCCCGCGAGCGCGAGGTGGCCCTCGCCCTGCAGGAGGCCATGCTGCCCGCCTGCCGGCAGGTCGGCCACCATCGTGTCGCCGTGCGGTACCGGCCCGCGGTCGGCGCGCTGAACGTGTGCGGGGACTGGTACGACCTCGTCGACCTGGTCGGCGGCAACCGCATCGGGGTGTCCGTGGGCGACGTGGTCGGCCACGGCCTGGCGGCCGCCGGGGTCATGGGCCAGCTGCGCAGCGCGCTGAGCGCCGCCTCCCGGGTGGCCATGGGGCCGGGCGAGGCCCTGAACATCCTGGGGCGGTACGCGAGCGTCGTCGACGGCGCCGAATCGGCCACCGCCGTCACGACGTTCATCGACTTCGACGACCACACGATCAGCTACAGCAGCGCCGGACATCCGCCGCCCGTCCTCGTCCACCCCGACGGCCGCACGGAGTTCCTCGACCAGGCCACCGACCCGCCGCTCGACGCCTGCCCCGACCCGATACCCCGCCCCCAGGCCATGACGGACTTCGCCGAGGGCGCCACCCTCGTCCTCTACACCGACGGCCTGGTCGAGCGTCGCGGTGAGGACATCGACGCCGGTCTGGCCCGCCTCGCCGACTCCCTCGCACGCCACCGCGAGGAGGACCCCGAGAGTCTCGCGGACGCCGTTCTGCTGGAGCTGCTGCCGCCCGGGGGCGCCACCGACGACACGGCACTGGTCATCGTGCGGTTGTGA
- a CDS encoding SpoIIE family protein phosphatase codes for MGTHEKRDAARQRFDVADAAPLLLDARGVVTSWTRDAQRLLAYPAAEVVGTEVTGLLSAEDATRVPELAARCRRDGGWAGLLTARRKDGQPVRVMVRVTPAMEPGGAPHWLVLLSDVSGARGWDMSRAVLEQMVTDSPVGIAIVDTDLRCVWSNAALERYGGGSPRERLGRRLAEIQPGIDFGGIETQMRRVLETGRPVVGYEHVGQVRSAPHRETAHMMSFTRLDDDQGHPMGVYYTVVDITDRHRARQRLALLDRAGEQIGRSLDIVRTAQELADVAVQDFADFVSVDLLESVLRGAEPEQPGDTDRVPLRRAGQQSVNPGVPESVVGIGEVATYFAGSPPIRCLTTGRSWREARLDPLAREWATDIPDGRAATFLDLGLHSVLIVPVSARGVTMGVTTFFRGHRQDPFDEDDLSLAEDLVSRAAVCVDNARRYTRERDAALVLQRSLLPQRLPEQAAVEVAACYRPADELTGLGGDWYDLIPLSGARVALVVGEVPGHGIDAAAAMGRLRTAVRTLAALDLPPEEVLAHLDDLVARTADEEGLPLADTTAGGAESVGSGCLYVVYDPVAGQCAMAAAGHPAPAVVLPDGAVSFVDLPQGPPLGVGGAPFEAVELSLAEGSTLALHTDGLLAHAYDNGTADADRGRLRRALERYGSSLDQACRTVIDALVPARPHDDVALLLARTRLLGTDRVADWELPPDPAAVSDARKDAARQLDEWGLEELAFTTELVVSELVTNAIRHAEGPIRLRLIRNRTLICEVSDGSATAPHLRHPRVTDEGGRGLLLVSQFSQRWGTRFVPGGKVIWAEQSLTEPPV; via the coding sequence GTGGGCACTCACGAGAAGCGGGACGCTGCCCGGCAGCGGTTCGACGTGGCCGATGCCGCGCCCCTGCTGCTCGACGCGCGGGGCGTGGTGACGAGTTGGACCCGCGATGCCCAGCGGCTGCTGGCGTACCCGGCGGCCGAGGTGGTGGGCACCGAGGTGACCGGTCTGCTGTCCGCCGAGGACGCCACGCGGGTGCCCGAACTGGCCGCGCGGTGCCGCAGGGACGGCGGCTGGGCGGGGCTGCTGACCGCGCGGCGCAAGGACGGGCAGCCGGTCCGGGTGATGGTGCGGGTCACTCCCGCGATGGAACCCGGCGGCGCGCCGCACTGGCTGGTTCTGCTCTCCGACGTCTCCGGGGCACGCGGCTGGGACATGAGCCGTGCGGTGCTGGAGCAGATGGTGACCGACTCCCCCGTCGGCATCGCCATCGTGGACACGGATCTGCGGTGCGTGTGGTCGAACGCGGCCCTGGAGCGGTACGGCGGCGGCTCCCCGCGGGAGCGGCTGGGGCGGCGGCTGGCGGAGATCCAGCCGGGCATCGACTTCGGCGGCATCGAGACCCAGATGCGGCGCGTGCTGGAGACCGGCCGGCCGGTGGTCGGGTACGAGCATGTGGGCCAGGTGCGGTCCGCGCCGCACCGGGAGACGGCGCACATGATGTCGTTCACCCGCCTGGACGACGACCAGGGCCACCCGATGGGCGTGTACTACACCGTCGTCGACATCACCGACCGGCACCGGGCCCGGCAGCGCCTCGCCCTGCTCGACCGGGCCGGCGAGCAGATCGGCCGCAGCCTGGACATCGTGCGCACCGCGCAGGAACTGGCCGACGTGGCCGTGCAGGACTTCGCCGACTTCGTCAGCGTGGACCTGCTGGAGTCCGTGCTGCGGGGCGCGGAGCCCGAGCAGCCGGGCGACACGGACCGGGTGCCGCTGCGGCGCGCCGGGCAACAGTCGGTGAACCCGGGGGTCCCGGAGTCCGTCGTCGGGATCGGCGAGGTGGCCACCTATTTCGCCGGCTCGCCCCCGATCCGCTGTCTGACCACGGGCCGCTCCTGGCGCGAGGCACGGCTCGATCCGCTGGCCAGGGAGTGGGCCACGGACATCCCGGACGGCCGGGCGGCGACCTTCCTGGACCTGGGCCTGCACAGCGTGCTGATCGTGCCCGTCAGCGCGCGGGGCGTCACGATGGGGGTCACGACCTTCTTCCGGGGCCACCGGCAGGACCCGTTCGACGAGGACGACCTGAGTCTCGCCGAGGACCTGGTGTCCCGGGCGGCGGTGTGCGTGGACAACGCCCGCCGCTACACCCGCGAACGGGACGCAGCCCTGGTCCTGCAGCGCAGCCTGCTGCCGCAGCGACTGCCCGAGCAGGCTGCGGTGGAGGTGGCCGCCTGCTACCGGCCGGCCGACGAGCTGACCGGCCTCGGCGGCGACTGGTACGACCTGATCCCGCTGTCCGGTGCGCGCGTCGCCCTCGTCGTGGGCGAGGTGCCGGGGCACGGGATCGACGCCGCCGCGGCCATGGGGCGGCTGCGCACCGCCGTACGCACCCTCGCGGCGCTCGATCTGCCGCCCGAGGAGGTCCTCGCCCATCTCGACGACCTGGTGGCGCGCACGGCCGACGAGGAAGGCCTGCCGCTTGCGGACACGACGGCCGGCGGCGCGGAGTCGGTGGGCTCGGGGTGTCTGTACGTCGTCTACGACCCCGTCGCCGGGCAGTGCGCGATGGCCGCCGCAGGCCATCCGGCGCCCGCCGTCGTCCTGCCCGACGGCGCCGTCAGCTTCGTCGATCTGCCGCAGGGGCCGCCGCTCGGGGTGGGCGGTGCCCCCTTCGAGGCGGTCGAGCTGTCCCTGGCCGAGGGCAGCACGCTGGCCCTGCACACCGACGGCCTGCTGGCCCACGCGTACGACAACGGAACGGCCGACGCTGACCGCGGCCGGCTGCGCCGCGCCCTGGAGCGGTACGGCTCCTCGCTCGATCAGGCCTGCCGGACCGTGATCGACGCCCTGGTCCCGGCCCGGCCGCACGACGACGTGGCCCTCCTGCTGGCCCGCACCAGGCTGCTCGGCACGGACCGGGTCGCCGACTGGGAGCTGCCCCCCGACCCGGCCGCGGTCTCCGACGCCCGCAAGGACGCCGCCCGGCAACTGGACGAGTGGGGCCTGGAGGAACTGGCGTTCACGACCGAACTGGTCGTGAGCGAGCTGGTCACCAACGCCATCCGGCACGCCGAGGGCCCCATCCGGCTCCGGCTGATCAGGAACCGGACCCTGATCTGCGAGGTCAGCGACGGCAGTGCCACCGCGCCCCATCTGCGCCATCCGCGCGTCACGGACGAGGGCGGCCGCGGGCTGCTGCTGGTCTCCCAGTTCTCCCAGCGCTGGGGAACCCGCTTCGTACCCGGCGGAAAGGTCATCTGGGCCGAGCAGTCCCTGACGGAGCCGCCGGTCTGA
- a CDS encoding Lrp/AsnC family transcriptional regulator, producing the protein MNSRTASFDDLDRKIITALMANARTSFAEIGADVGLSSTAVKRRVDRLRETGVITGFTATVKPSALGWRTEAYVEVYCEGAAPPRRLAEVVRNHPEITAAMTVTGGADALLHVRARDVEHFEEVLERIRTEPFIRKTISVMVLSHLLPESPEAGATQPAPE; encoded by the coding sequence ATGAACAGCAGGACCGCCTCCTTCGACGATCTCGACCGCAAGATCATCACCGCGCTGATGGCGAACGCCCGGACCAGCTTCGCCGAGATCGGCGCGGACGTAGGGCTGTCGTCCACCGCCGTCAAACGACGCGTGGACCGGCTGCGCGAGACCGGGGTGATCACCGGGTTCACGGCCACGGTCAAGCCGTCGGCGCTGGGCTGGCGCACGGAGGCGTACGTCGAGGTGTACTGCGAGGGCGCGGCCCCGCCCCGGCGGCTCGCGGAGGTCGTACGGAACCATCCGGAGATCACGGCGGCCATGACGGTCACCGGCGGCGCGGACGCGCTGCTGCATGTCCGGGCCCGGGACGTGGAGCACTTCGAGGAGGTGCTGGAGCGCATCCGCACCGAGCCGTTCATCCGGAAGACGATCAGCGTGATGGTGCTGTCCCACCTCCTCCCGGAGAGCCCGGAAGCGGGCGCCACCCAGCCGGCCCCGGAATGA
- a CDS encoding lysophospholipid acyltransferase family protein — MFYYLLKYVLLGPLLRLVFRPRIEGLEHVPASGPAIVAGNHLSFSDHFLMPAILKRRITFLAKAEYFTGPGLKGRLTAFFFRSAGQIPVDRSGKEAGQAAIREGLKVLGKDELLGIYPEGTRSHDGRLYKGKVGVAVMALTAGVPVVPCAMIGTFEAQPPGKVIPNVHPVTIRFGKPLDFSRYAGMEQQKAILRAVTDEIMYAILTLSEQEYVDEYAAVVKVRQTAETGGKGRKFPRAPLS; from the coding sequence GTGTTCTACTACCTGCTCAAGTACGTGCTGCTGGGCCCCCTGCTGAGACTGGTCTTCCGGCCCCGCATCGAAGGCCTGGAGCACGTGCCGGCATCGGGCCCGGCCATCGTCGCGGGGAACCATCTGTCCTTCTCCGACCACTTCCTGATGCCGGCGATCCTCAAGCGCCGGATCACGTTCCTGGCGAAGGCGGAGTACTTCACCGGCCCGGGGCTCAAGGGCCGGCTGACCGCGTTCTTCTTCCGCAGCGCCGGCCAGATCCCGGTGGACCGCTCGGGCAAGGAGGCCGGCCAGGCGGCGATCCGCGAGGGGCTCAAGGTGCTGGGCAAGGACGAGTTGCTCGGCATCTACCCGGAGGGGACGCGGTCGCACGACGGGCGGCTGTACAAGGGCAAGGTCGGTGTCGCCGTGATGGCGCTGACGGCCGGCGTGCCGGTCGTGCCCTGCGCGATGATCGGCACGTTCGAGGCCCAGCCGCCCGGCAAGGTCATCCCGAACGTCCACCCCGTCACCATCCGCTTCGGCAAGCCCCTCGACTTCTCCCGCTACGCCGGCATGGAACAGCAGAAGGCGATCCTGCGGGCCGTCACCGACGAGATCATGTACGCGATCCTGACGCTCTCCGAGCAGGAGTACGTCGACGAGTACGCGGCCGTCGTCAAGGTCCGGCAGACCGCGGAGACGGGCGGAAAGGGGCGCAAGTTCCCGCGGGCGCCGCTCAGTTGA
- a CDS encoding 6-phosphofructokinase, with product MRIGVLTSGGDCPGLNAVIRSVVHRAVADHGDEVIGFRDGWKGLLECDYLKLDLDAVGGILARGGTILGSSRVRPEHLRDGVERAKGHVQELGLDAIIPIGGEGTLKAARLLSDNGLPIVGVPKTIDNDIAVTDVTFGFDTAVTVATEALDRLKTTAESHQRVLIVEVMGRHTGWIALHSGMAAGAHAVVVPERPFDIEELTKKVGERFAAGKRFAIVVAAEGAKPKTGTMEFDEGGKDIYGHERFAGIARQLSIELEQRLGKEARPVILGHVQRGGTPTAYDRVLATRFGWHAVEAVHRGEFGRMTALRGTDIVMVSLAEAVETLKTVPVERYDEAECVL from the coding sequence ATGCGCATTGGTGTCCTCACGTCCGGCGGCGACTGCCCCGGCCTGAACGCCGTCATCCGGTCCGTCGTGCACCGTGCCGTCGCCGACCACGGCGACGAGGTCATCGGTTTCCGGGACGGCTGGAAAGGCCTCCTGGAGTGCGACTATCTGAAGCTCGACCTCGATGCCGTGGGCGGCATCCTGGCACGCGGCGGCACCATCCTCGGCTCCTCCCGGGTCCGCCCGGAGCACTTGCGCGACGGGGTGGAGCGGGCCAAGGGCCATGTCCAGGAGCTCGGCCTGGACGCGATCATCCCGATCGGCGGTGAGGGCACGCTGAAGGCGGCCCGGCTGCTGTCGGACAACGGGCTGCCGATCGTGGGCGTGCCCAAGACCATCGACAACGACATCGCCGTCACCGATGTCACCTTCGGCTTCGACACGGCCGTGACCGTGGCGACGGAGGCCCTGGACCGGCTGAAGACCACCGCCGAGTCGCACCAGCGGGTGCTGATCGTGGAGGTCATGGGCCGGCACACCGGCTGGATCGCGCTGCACTCCGGCATGGCGGCCGGCGCCCACGCCGTCGTCGTACCGGAACGGCCCTTCGACATCGAGGAGTTGACGAAGAAGGTCGGCGAGCGGTTCGCGGCGGGCAAGCGGTTCGCCATCGTGGTCGCAGCCGAGGGCGCCAAGCCGAAGACCGGCACGATGGAGTTCGACGAGGGCGGCAAGGACATCTACGGCCACGAGCGCTTCGCCGGCATCGCCCGGCAGCTGTCGATCGAGCTGGAGCAGCGGCTCGGCAAGGAGGCGCGGCCGGTCATCCTCGGGCACGTCCAGCGGGGCGGCACGCCGACCGCGTACGACCGGGTCCTCGCCACGCGCTTCGGCTGGCACGCGGTGGAGGCCGTGCACCGGGGCGAGTTCGGCCGGATGACGGCGCTGCGCGGGACCGACATCGTGATGGTGTCGCTGGCGGAGGCCGTGGAGACGCTGAAGACCGTTCCGGTGGAGCGGTACGACGAGGCGGAGTGCGTGCTGTAG